One genomic region from Magallana gigas chromosome 3, xbMagGiga1.1, whole genome shotgun sequence encodes:
- the LOC136273900 gene encoding histone H3: MARTKQTARKSTGGKAPRKQLATKAARKSAPATGGVKKPHRYRPGTVALREIRRYQKSTELLIRKLPFQRLVREIAQDFKTDLRFQSSAVMALQEASEAYLVGLFEDTNLCAIHAKRVTIMPKDIQLARRIRGERA; this comes from the coding sequence ATGGCTCGTACAAAGCAGACTGCAAGAAAATCTACCGGAGGAAAGGCTCCACGTAAACAACTGGCTACCAAGGCCGCCCGTAAGAGCGCCCCAGCCACTGGTGGAGTCAAGAAACCCCACAGATACAGGCCCGGAACCGTCGCTCTCCGTGAGATCAGGAGATACCAGAAAAGCACAGAGTTGCTCATCAGGAAATTGCCCTTCCAGCGTCTGGTCCGTGAGATTGCTCAGGACTTCAAGACTGATCTGCGATTCCAGAGCTCCGCCGTCATGGCTCTCCAGGAAGCCAGCGAAGCTTACCTTGTTGGACTCTTTGAGGACACCAACTTGTGCGCTATCCACGCCAAGAGAGTCACCATCATGCCCAAAGACATCCAGCTTGCCAGACGTATCCGTGGCGAGAGAGCTTAA
- the LOC136273924 gene encoding histone H4: MSGRGKGGKGLGKGGAKRHRKVLRDNIQGITKPAIRRLARRGGVKRISGLIYEETRGVLKVFLENVIRDAVTYTEHAKRKTVTAMDVVYALKRQGRTLYGFGG; encoded by the coding sequence ATGTCTGGACGTGGTAAAGGAGGAAAAGGACTTGGAAAGGGGGGCGCCAAGCGTCACAGGAAAGTCTTGAGAGATAACATCCAGGGTATCACCAAGCCCGCCATCCGTCGTCTTGCACGCAGAGGTGGAGTCAAACGTATCTCCGGACTCATCTACGAGGAGACCCGTGGTGTCCTGAAGGTGTTCCTTGAGAACGTCATCCGTGACGCTGTCACATACACAGAGCACGCCAAGAGGAAGACCGTCACAGCCATGGACGTTGTCTACGCTCTGAAGAGACAGGGACGTACCCTCTACGGATTCGGTGGTTAG
- the LOC136273887 gene encoding histone H2B-like gives MFRQSLRLSYTHLGQTDQFNVYKDVRNLPVRFNPPRVIYKAAIRLAPLIVSVCQQSVNMPPKVGSKGAKKAATKAKAQRTGDKKKRRRRRESYAIYIYKVLKQVHPDTGVSSKAMSIMNSFVNDIFERIAAEASRLAHYNKRSTITSREIQTAVRLLLPGELAKHAVSEGTKAVTKYTSSK, from the coding sequence ATGTTCCGCCAATCGCTACGCTTGTCTTATACGCACCTCGGGCAAACCGaccaatttaatgtttacaaggACGTCCGCAATTTACCTGTTCGCTTCAATCCCCCTCGCGTGATATATAAGGCCGCGATTCGCTTAGCGCCACTCATAGTTTCAGTTTGCCAGCAATCTGTAAACATGCCACCCAAAGTCGGATCTAAAGGAGCTAAGAAAGCCGCCACCAAGGCCAAGGCCCAGAGAACTGGGGACAAGAAAAAGCGCAGGAGGAGGAGGGAATCCTACGCTATCTACATCTACAAAGTCCTGAAGCAGGTGCACCCTGACACTGGAGTTTCCAGCAAGGCCATGAGCATCATGAATTCTTTCGTCAATGACATCTTCGAGAGAATCGCCGCCGAGGCTTCCCGCCTGGCCCACTACAACAAACGCTCAACCATCACCAGCAGAGAAATCCAGACTGCAGTCCGTCTTCTCCTGCCCGGTGAATTGGCCAAGCACGCTGTCTCTGAAGGCACCAAGGCTGTCACCAAGTACACCAGCAGCAAGTAA
- the LOC136273907 gene encoding histone H2A: MSGRGKGGKVKGKAKSRSSRAGLQFPVGRIHRLLRKGNYAERVGAGAPVYLAAVLEYLAAEVLELAGNAARDNKKTRIIPRHLQLAIRNDEELNKLLSGVTIAQGGVLPNIQAVLLPKKTQKPAAK, encoded by the coding sequence ATGTCTGGACGTGGTAAAGGAGGTAAAGTGAAGGGAAAGGCAAAGAGCCGATCATCCCGTGCCGGACTTCAGTTCCCCGTGGGTCGTATCCACCGTCTGCTGAGGAAGGGCAACTACGCCGAGAGAGTCGGAGCCGGTGCCCCTGTGTACCTGGCCGCCGTTCTTGAGTACTTGGCCGCTGAAGTGTTGGAGTTGGCAGGCAACGCAGCCCGTGACAACAAAAAGACCAGAATCATCCCCCGTCACCTGCAGCTGGCCATCCGCAACGACGAGGAGTTGAACAAACTTCTGTCCGGCGTGACCATCGCCCAGGGTGGTGTTCTGCCCAACATCCAGGCCGTGCTCCTCCCCAAGAAGACCCAGAAGCCCGCCGCCAAGTAA
- the LOC136273886 gene encoding histone H1-delta-like, producing the protein MADTATTTPAKKKVTKPKVPAAHPKYVDMIRAALESLKERGGSSRQAILKYIMANYKVGNDVNSINAHLKMALKNGVKKGALKQAKGTGASGSFKLGDKPKTEKKPKAKKVAKPKAAKPKKAAAAKPKKVAGEKKTAEKKKKSPKKAAGPKKVKTPKKKAATKSPKKAAAKPKKVKTPKKSAAKKAKTPKKAAAKK; encoded by the coding sequence ATGGCAGATACAGCAACCACAACCCCAGCCAAGAAGAAGGTTACAAAGCCTAAGGTGCCAGCAGCGCACCCCAAGTACGTTGACATGATCAGGGCCGCCCTGGAATCTTTGAAAGAGCGTGGCGGATCTTCCAGACAAGCCATTCTAAAGTACATAATGGCCAACTACAAAGTCGGCAACGACGTCAACTCCATCAACGCCCACTTGAAAATGGCTCTGAAGAACGGAGTGAAGAAAGGTGCTCTGAAACAAGCCAAGGGCACAGGCGCCAGTGGCTCCTTCAAGCTTGGTGACAAGCCCAAGACTGAGAAGAAGCCAAAGGCCAAGAAAGTTGCCAAGCCTAAGGCAGCAAAACCCAAGAAGGCCGCAGCAGCAAAACCAAAGAAGGTAGCCGGAGAGAAAAAGACTGcagagaagaagaagaagtccCCCAAGAAAGCAGCCGGACCGAAGAAGGTTAAGACTCCAAAGAAGAAGGCAGCAACTAAATCCCCAAAGAAGGCAGCAGCCAAGCCAAAGAAGGTCAAGACACCTAAGAAGTCAGCTGCAAAGAAAGCCAAGACTCCCAAGAAGGCAGCAGCAAAGAAATAA
- the LOC136273893 gene encoding histone H2B, with product MPPKVGSKGAKKAATKAKAQRTGDKKKRRRRRESYAIYIYKVLKQVHPDTGVSSKAMSIMNSFVNDIFERIAAEASRLAHYNKRSTITSREIQTAVRLLLPGELAKHAVSEGTKAVTKYTSSK from the coding sequence ATGCCACCCAAAGTCGGATCTAAAGGAGCTAAGAAAGCCGCCACCAAGGCCAAGGCCCAGAGAACTGGGGACAAGAAAAAGCGCAGGAGGAGGAGGGAATCCTACGCTATCTACATCTACAAAGTCCTGAAGCAGGTGCACCCTGACACTGGAGTTTCCAGCAAGGCCATGAGCATCATGAATTCTTTCGTCAATGACATCTTCGAGAGAATCGCCGCCGAGGCTTCCCGCCTGGCCCACTACAACAAACGCTCAACCATCACCAGCAGAGAAATCCAGACTGCAGTCCGTCTTCTCCTGCCCGGTGAATTGGCCAAGCACGCTGTCTCTGAAGGCACCAAGGCTGTCACCAAGTACACCAGCAGCAAGTAA
- the LOC136273911 gene encoding histone H2A-like — protein MSGRGKGKVKGKAKSRSSRAGLQFPVGRIHRLLRKGNYAERVGAGAPVYLAAVLEYLAAEVLELAGNAARDNKKTRIIPRHLQLAIRNDEELNKLLSGVTIAQGGVLPNIQAVLLPKKTQKPAAK, from the coding sequence ATGTCTGGACGTGGTAAAGGTAAAGTGAAGGGAAAGGCAAAGAGCCGATCATCCCGTGCCGGACTTCAGTTCCCCGTGGGTCGTATCCACCGTCTGCTGAGGAAGGGCAACTACGCCGAGAGAGTCGGAGCCGGTGCCCCTGTGTACCTGGCCGCCGTTCTTGAGTACTTGGCCGCTGAAGTGTTGGAGTTGGCAGGCAACGCAGCCCGTGACAACAAAAAGACCAGAATCATCCCCCGTCACCTGCAGCTGGCCATCCGCAACGACGAGGAGTTGAACAAACTTCTGTCCGGCGTGACCATCGCCCAGGGTGGTGTTCTGCCCAACATCCAGGCCGTGCTCCTCCCCAAGAAGACCCAGAAGCCCGCCGCCAAGTAA
- the LOC105334232 gene encoding uncharacterized protein isoform X1, whose amino-acid sequence MVYNLVVNGVQTKVTIDGGKLTLAPEGKPETSFQLDDVIGCDEISTGWFFKSEVTRLWVIEAGPANMLLKKCKNITGDQRKQFQLELAEKSKDTKRPKQVLLMINPIGGNGTARKDFAEIVEPVFKLAGISMDILFSERSKHMVDVAKLYDFTNTDGVVLLGGDGSYHEVVNVLMRKKQEEHGIDVDDPNSPLSPLNIPIAMIPTGSGNGVSENNTGSKDVLTAALHVVKGKTISSHLLALYSGHKLLGFGGTASTYGFMTDLLYYSDRKFRWLGRSRYLFVPMWMFLCKSLTQRVFNANVTYYTSVSERRNSDTNETEVYVGERKLTGYSSYTADTMVFNRTLWNMMTLNGNVIFDGQVVFDVPRMFVPKPSLFCSFIFYDTASVRSVFKFFKHVSKRTPADILNTEMEVVSARGLEVELVDGIEAENQDLRTLRRLIQLDGEMYSLETPSFQLWYKKDVVQIFTSYL is encoded by the exons ATGGTTTATAACTTGGTTGTAAATGGTGTTCAAACAAAGGTGACAATAGACGGAGGAAAATTGACGCTCGCGCCTGAAGGCAAACCAGAAA CTAGCTTCCAGTTAGATGATGTCATTGGATGTGACGAGATATCTACAGGTTGGTTTTTTAAGTCAGAGGTAACCCGATTATGGGTCATCGAAGCTGGTCCCGCAAACATGCTGCTTAAAAAGTGCAAGAACATAACTGGAGATCAGAGGAAGCAATTCCAGCTAGAGCTAGCAGAGAAATCTAAAG ACACAAAACGTCCCAAACAAGTTCTTTTGATGATTAATCCAATTGGTGGGAATGGAACAGCACGGAAAGATTTTGCTGAAATTGTGGAACCAGTTTTCAAACTTGCTGGGATATCCATGGATATTCTGT TTTCCGAACGTTCCAAGCACATGGTTGATGTTGCCAAATTGTATGACTTTACTAACACTGATGG GGTTGTTCTGCTGGGGGGAGATGGGTCTTATCATGAAGTGGTGAATGTTTTGATGAGAAAGAAACAAGAAGAACATGGGATTGATGTAGACGACCCAAATTCACCTCTGTCACCCCTTAACATTCCGATTGCCATGATACCAACCG gGAGTGGAAATGGAGTGTCAGAAAACAACACAGGGAGTAAAGATGTTTTGACGGCTGCACTTCATGTTGTTAAAG GGAAAACCATATCTTCTCACTTACTGGCTCTCTACAGTGGCCATAAGCTGCTTGGGTTCGGCGGGACAGCCTCCACTTATGGATTTATGACGGATCTTCTTTACTACTCGGACAGGAAGTTCCGCTGGTTAGGACGGTCACGATATTTAT ttgTTCCAATGTGGATGTTCCTTTGCAAATCTCTCACACAACGAGTTTTTAATGCCAATGTAACATATTACACTTC TGTTAGTGAGCGCCGCAACAGTGACACCAATGAAACAGAGGTCTACGTTGGCGAGCGGAAATTGACTGGTTATAGCTCCTATACTGCAGACACGA TGGTCTTTAACAGAACCTTGTGGAACATGATGACCCTGAATGGTAACGTCATCTTTGATGGTCAGGTGGTGTTTGATGTACCCAGGATGTTTGTTCCTAAACCGTCCCTGTTTTGTTCCTTCATCTTCTATGACACAGCGTCTGTTAGGTCGGTTTTCAAGTTCTTCAAGCATGTTTCCAAGAGGACACCTGCG GATATACTGAACACAGAAATGGAAGTTGTGAGTGCACGAGGTTTGGAGGTAGAACTGGTGGACGGTATTGAGGCAGAGAACCAGGACCTGAGGACACTGCGACGGCTAATACAGCTGGACGGAGAAATGTATTCATTGGAGACCCCATCATTTCAGTTATG GTACAAAAAGGATGTTGTGCAAATCTTTACAAGTTATTTGTAA
- the LOC105334232 gene encoding ceramide kinase isoform X2, which yields MVYNLVVNGVQTKVTIDGGKLTLAPEGKPETSFQLDDVIGCDEISTGWFFKSEVTRLWVIEAGPANMLLKKCKNITGDQRKQFQLELAEKSKDTKRPKQVLLMINPIGGNGTARKDFAEIVEPVFKLAGISMDILFSERSKHMVDVAKLYDFTNTDGVVLLGGDGSYHEVVNVLMRKKQEEHGIDVDDPNSPLSPLNIPIAMIPTGSGNGVSENNTGSKDVLTAALHVVKGKTISSHLLALYSGHKLLGFGGTASTYGFMTDLLYYSDRKFRWLGRSRYLFVPMWMFLCKSLTQRVFNANVTYYTSVSERRNSDTNETEVYVGERKLTGYSSYTADTMVFNRTLWNMMTLNGNVIFDGQVVFDVPRMFVPKPSLFCSFIFYDTASVRIY from the exons ATGGTTTATAACTTGGTTGTAAATGGTGTTCAAACAAAGGTGACAATAGACGGAGGAAAATTGACGCTCGCGCCTGAAGGCAAACCAGAAA CTAGCTTCCAGTTAGATGATGTCATTGGATGTGACGAGATATCTACAGGTTGGTTTTTTAAGTCAGAGGTAACCCGATTATGGGTCATCGAAGCTGGTCCCGCAAACATGCTGCTTAAAAAGTGCAAGAACATAACTGGAGATCAGAGGAAGCAATTCCAGCTAGAGCTAGCAGAGAAATCTAAAG ACACAAAACGTCCCAAACAAGTTCTTTTGATGATTAATCCAATTGGTGGGAATGGAACAGCACGGAAAGATTTTGCTGAAATTGTGGAACCAGTTTTCAAACTTGCTGGGATATCCATGGATATTCTGT TTTCCGAACGTTCCAAGCACATGGTTGATGTTGCCAAATTGTATGACTTTACTAACACTGATGG GGTTGTTCTGCTGGGGGGAGATGGGTCTTATCATGAAGTGGTGAATGTTTTGATGAGAAAGAAACAAGAAGAACATGGGATTGATGTAGACGACCCAAATTCACCTCTGTCACCCCTTAACATTCCGATTGCCATGATACCAACCG gGAGTGGAAATGGAGTGTCAGAAAACAACACAGGGAGTAAAGATGTTTTGACGGCTGCACTTCATGTTGTTAAAG GGAAAACCATATCTTCTCACTTACTGGCTCTCTACAGTGGCCATAAGCTGCTTGGGTTCGGCGGGACAGCCTCCACTTATGGATTTATGACGGATCTTCTTTACTACTCGGACAGGAAGTTCCGCTGGTTAGGACGGTCACGATATTTAT ttgTTCCAATGTGGATGTTCCTTTGCAAATCTCTCACACAACGAGTTTTTAATGCCAATGTAACATATTACACTTC TGTTAGTGAGCGCCGCAACAGTGACACCAATGAAACAGAGGTCTACGTTGGCGAGCGGAAATTGACTGGTTATAGCTCCTATACTGCAGACACGA TGGTCTTTAACAGAACCTTGTGGAACATGATGACCCTGAATGGTAACGTCATCTTTGATGGTCAGGTGGTGTTTGATGTACCCAGGATGTTTGTTCCTAAACCGTCCCTGTTTTGTTCCTTCATCTTCTATGACACAGCGTCTGTTAG GATATACTGA
- the LOC105324316 gene encoding 2,4-dienoyl-CoA reductase [(3E)-enoyl-CoA-producing], mitochondrial, with translation MISPLNMAALVNRSLQTLRSQSNGSHHKIIRGFVSSSQRNDKIGPQAKFFPVMSSPMLPKESFKGKTAFITGGGTGLGKGMTTMLSQLGAQVVITSRKLPVLEKTAEEISGMTGNKVLAVAADVRDPESVKAAADRCEQEFGLPDIVINNAAGNFISPTERLSPNAWRTVVDIVLNGTAIVTLELGKRLIKANQGASFLSITTIYTASGSGFVTPSAAAKTGVEGLTKSLAAEWGRYGMRFNCIAPGPIETKGAFSRLDPTGQFKDKLIDILPVGRLGDPSEIANLACYMVSDYASWMSGSVIRFDGGEYVMRAGEFNDLRVITNEQWDQLEAMIRKTKGS, from the exons aTGATATCTCCATTAAACATGGCAGCCCTCGTCAACCGGTCTCTGCAAACACTGAGATCCcaaagc AATGGTAGCCATCACAAAATCATTCGTGGTTTTGTCTCATCAAGTCAAAGAAATGACAAAATTGGACCACAAGCTAAGTTCTTTCCAGTCATGTCATCTCCCATGCTTCCTAAAGAGTCATTCAAAGGAAAGACAGCCTTCATCACAGGAGGGGGAACAGGGCTTGGAAAAGGGATGACCACCATGTTGTCACAATTAGGGGCCCAAGTGGTCATTACAAGCAG AAAACTGCCAGTCTTGGAAAAAACAGCTGAGGAGATAAGTGGTATGACAGGGAACAAG GTGCTAGCAGTGGCAGCAGATGTACGGGATCCAGAGAGTGTGAAGGCTGCTGCAGATCGCTGTGAACAGGAGTTTGGTTTACCTGACATTGTAATCAACAATGCCGCAGGAAACTTTATATCCCCCACTGAGCGACTGTCCCCCAATGCCTGGAGAACAGTGGTGGACATTGTCCTGAACGGAACAGCCATTGTGACCTTGGAGCTCGGGAAAAGGCTCATCAAAGCAAACCAAG GAGCTTCCTTCTTGTCCATAACAACCATTTACACAGCAAGTGGATCAGGATTTGTAACACCTAGTGCTGCAGCAAAAACAGGGGTGGAAGGCCTTACAAA GTCTTTAGCAGCTGAATGGGGTAGATACGGAATGCGATTTAACTGTATAGCACCAGGACCAATCGAAACTAAG GGTGCATTTAGTCGTCTTGACCCCACAGGACAATTCAAGGACAAATTGATCGATATACTACCAGTGGGCCGTTTGGGCGATCCGTCAGAAATTGCGAACCTGGCTTGCTACATGGTCAGTGACTATGCAAGCTGGATGAGTGGAAGT GTTATACGTTTTGATGGTGGAGAATATGTGATGAGAGCTGGAGAGTTCAATGATTTAAGAGTGATCACAAATGAACAATGGGACCAGTTAGAAGCAATGATTAGGAAAACCAAAGGCTCTTAA